The sequence CTTAATTCCAGAAATGGGATATAATAAGAGTACAGACCATATCTATCAAATGCAAAACACCAACTCTCCatacttcattatttttgtCAGGTATAATATTCACCTGGTGATTAGTCATAGAAGGAATTTCCAGTCAGTTTGGGTCCTCGTCCTTGTTGGTGACCAGATGATTTGGCTTGTTTGTTCCTCCAATACAGTCCACTGACAGGCTTCCTTTTTCTGTAATGCCAGCTATAATTCCAGAAGCTTCTCCTCCAGGGTCAGGCAGCGTTTGTCTCACTGAACAGCACTCCTTACACTGCCCATGCTTTGCTTCATGATTCCGTTCCATAGACTCACTTCATGGCTCGTGCCTAGTGTTACAGCAAAGGTTAAGTATTGTACCATATTGGTAGTATCAGCCGATGTACCATATCTTTTAGGTATCGTACGATATGCATCTGCTATGGTACTtattgttaggaaaaaaaaagtatcataCTGTATTCAACCGTATAGGGCGATACAACAGAATACATGACACTTATTCGATACTCGAGTTAAAAGTGCAGATTCCTAAACAGCATTTCATAAATGATACTAAATCAGCACTTGTTCGATACAACTGAACAGCACTTCTTACATAAATCCTAATGCTTATTTAGGttgttttacttgaattatGTGATCTAGAAGTACTAAATATTGTGTGGAATAGGCTAGGGTAGAACTCACCTATGTCGTAGACTACCAACCaccgaagtcaaagtaccattttaggttTGGTTTTAAAATCTAACGTTTCCAGCGTATGGAAGGCCTAAAATTGGCTGGATGACAAGTTTCAGGACCTAACTTGGCCATACGGCCACCGAAACCCAACCCCGAAACTTGCTGTAAGAAAATGCATGGTTTTGGCCAGCTCCCAGTATATCTCAATTTTAAGCCTGACCGAAACCAGACCTCGAACCATGTAAGACAAAAAGCTATGGGACTGGGGTGCATTATCCCAAATAAGTGAAAGAGGCTTCAATTTCAAAGGTGATCACTTTAAGATCACCTTTGCCCTGGCTCAACAATTGTAGGAGAAGCATTAGCACTTCGACTTGGGATGAGATCAACTCTTACTCCTCATGATCATTTTGTTGTGGTACATTCAGACAGCTAATATTGATCTGCTACTTGGTAGATGATCTTCAACCGCTGATGGACATCATCAACATTCTCTAGATAATTAAGCACTTGATGGAATGCTTCAAATCTGCTCCTTCTCCTTTGTAAATAGAGCTAAGAACTTGATCGCCCATAGAATTGTGAAATGTGCTTTGAGTTACCCTCGTCAAAATTTTGGGAATTCATACTTTCTTGCGGATTTAGTTTGCATTGTAAATCAGCTTTCGCGCAGTGAGGCTTAATGAAATTTCCCACTGAGGTCTTTgtacccaaaataaaattataaggCCCAAAAGTGAGGGTCTAAAAGGGTGTATGAAAATAGATATTTAATTAGTAATAGGGTCCATCACAAGGTAGTGTAGTTGGCTTTGGTTTAATCATTAAAGAGTCACATTCTGAttatgatgcagattaatcaccaaaataggcttgttttattagaaataagcctagggttgggttccatacatgttgagCCTTTGAACCCATGTGTTTtcagtgtaataggccactttaatgggcctaaactaggggttctaaggttgcataccggattcactgatttgtttcctttttctttagtttcctttttagatggggttatttagtttctaatctCAGTacctaattagtttctaatttcagtacctagttagtttctatttcttatttcctagtttctatttttaattttagtaactagaggtcttgtgtttatttagtttcctatttcagtttttggaaactaaaagtagtttctatttcttgtaatcaccccatcattattataaataaaggagggatCTCATACTTCAGCACacgattttatgaatgaaaattttatgttGCTGTTTTCTCTTATGAGTGTGCTTTGTGTGAGATCAAAGTGATGGACTGATGTTTAATCAGGTAACTCTTTGCGTCATGAAGttcaagaggtctcttcaagttcttcttctactttattCAAGGTTATTTACAAGCCTCCCATACTGTTATACAGACCAggtatttaaaaaattcaacttctgcccagaatttcttcaagttttcaCAATCGATCCTCTGTGACCTGAAGCACTTCCATCCCTAGGGAGACTCTATCCAAGTCTGGGCAGAATCTGGCCATTCGATTTGAAGATATGAGAAATCTTTTgaattttgtcttttagtgcACTGAAGTGTCCAGAATTGGAGTTGGCTGATCTggtttattttctgttgatcTTTTGACCAGCGGTTCATGTTTCTAATGTGAACTGAACCTAGTTGAGACCCTTGTTAGGTCCTATGATCTATTACACTATTCTGATCAGCAGTGCTGCCCTTTTAAGGTTGATACTGTTCCAGATTTGGAGTAATTTCATTGTCTGAAATATTTAGCTTCTGTCCTACTTTGTTATTAGTTGTTCTTGGGTTAAAAGTTCTTGCAGTTtggacttggttagacccctatcctaATCTACATTAGGTTAGTTGTATGGGCCCGAGTTATCTAGAAAACTTAGGCTTGATCAATTCTAATTAGTTAAGTATTTTAGCGTCTTTGTTCGTTAATTTGGCCTAGCTACCTAAGAGTTTTAGGTTTATAAATATGTAAACACTCCTATGATGATGGTTAATGGAAAGAATATAGAATTTGGATTTGAGTTGGTATCCAAGAGAagcttcctctttctctcttcccttctctctctcatctctcttcctcttcgCAGTTACTATTCATGGGCACTGTTCACAGTGCCATAACAGTGccaatctcttctcttctttcttcttgcttctttCCCCAATGCAGGCTACTGGAATCAACAAATCAGCAAGCCATTTTTCAACCCTATTTTATCAGGATATAGTTTAGATCTTGGCCTGCGCATATGATCTGACCTCTGATTCTTTAATTGGAATCTAGTATTGGTTGGCTGCATCAGGTGTACTTGGGCAAAACATCCCAATTGTCATCTCCATTCTTTGTTCGACATGACTTTCCTGACAACCATCTCTTTTCAACATTAAAACTCCATAACCATTTTCAAAAGACTGCAACTTAGCTTACAGAATGATAAGTCATGCTGGAGCAGTTCAAATCTATTAGTGACAGCATCCAGAATGATCATAGTGGAATTAAACGCATCGGTATGGTAGCAAGAGTGAATTTAGTTTGTTGCTTTCCTCATTCTAGATAGGTGAGACACTACTTTAAATAGAATGGAATTAACCATAAACAGCTTCAACCAATTAATTACAGTAACAAAACCTTAATTCAACTACCAACTGGACTTGATTGGAAATCTCTTAGTAAACAGAACTTCAAATCAATCTATGATTAGGACTCAACGATTGCATAAACAGAATTAAAATGACTAAAGAGGCATTTCCAAATGTGGGACCAATTGACTTATAAGATATAAACCATAGTTTCAGCCTGCATTAGTAATAGTCCGGTCCCGTCAAAATGCTTGAAAAAATATTCCAAAGCACCACCATCTGCCACCTTTCATAGAGCTTGGAGCCTCAAtacagaaagaaaaagattatcAGAAGGAGGATTTCTTGGAAGAAAAACCTTGAGCCATCAAGTGAATCATCGATAACCTAACCTATGAAGTATTGAAAGAAAGCATGCATCCATCCGCTTACTGCATTTTATCCCAAAGACCATCCTCCTCCATAAGAAATTAAAGAGAACTTAAGATTTATACTCTTACCAGAGATAGGACCACCTGCTAATGCCACTAAAAATCAAATAACAACTAACCAACTCAGACTCCTACtaataatagaaaagaagaaaccaaaTCCATAGAAGCCACATCCTGGACTAAATACAGGACTTATGATGCCCATGGGGTGGCCCAAATGAACCATCTGATTTTAGCTTTACGCTGGCTGGTCAGGCTCCCTTCTTCCCTTTGCCACATAAAGCTGGTTCTGCTGCTTCATTCTCCCATACTTAACATAGTTGAACATTATGTGTCTCGCAAAATTTGGCTAGCTGATGGGTCAAACTATAGTGTAAAGACTAAATAAAAATGCAAGTGCCATAAAGAACAATCTCGTATATTTTATGTTGGAACTATCCCAAGTATGCTGTATCCCCGATCAAGTATAGGTAAAAGATTAGTTCAACAATTGATGAAGCCACTCAAGCGAACACAGGAAAGTTCTACAAAAGAACTCAAACACAAACAAACCAATGCTATAATAGATAATTATAGAAGATGACCATCAGTGATATGATAATGGGAAgcttttaatatttaaattgaGGTTCAGCTTTGTATGTCTTTATGTATGCATGTGACGGCATTATTTGTGACAACCACACTTCATGAAAACCCACATTTATTGAGCAATAAGAACCAACATGAtgtggatccgggttccaagtctggaatcggatcgcttatgggcccacttGGACACTCAGTAAGTCATTAGCAATAACCAATTGCAGATTTGTAATTAAATTGAAGTTACAAAGGTGAATGGCACTgttgtaaataaccagaaatTTTTAATGTTGTGGGTCGGTTAAGAAGTGTGGGCACAAGTGgaaatttgatttattgttCAGGGTCGGATTTGGAACTAAAGGTGATTAAAGGACAAGAAGTATAAAGGGGCTTTTGAGGGGTATAATGGAAAAACcagaataaaagaataaaagaacttGAAATAAATCCCACAAtttaggttgtcttcaacctttggACAGAAACAAGGGCGGCAGAACCAGTCTGGTTTCAGGTGATTGATCTCACCTATGTGGGCTCCACTCGAAGTGAAATTTCAGGGATTAATTCTTAAGCCTCAGCCCTATCGATAGTAGCCCACGATACCTCGAACAGCTGGCCACAGATTAGCTTAGAAAATTCTGAAACAAGTCCTGGTGAAAGGGGTTGTGCTCTGTTAAGGTTGCGGGGAGGGATTTCACTAAAGAAGGGGACCGAGGAGTTGAACCCCAGGGTTTTGGGTCGCTTACAGGGTGGCAGCCTTCAACCCAAACTTCAAGTACAACAGATCAGAGATGAGAGCTCAAACAATTGCTTTTCAGACTTTTTGTATCACAAGTTGCaggaaacaaaacagaaaagggaagaagagaagaggagaagataaaatcagggaagaagaaggagaaaggcaTGCAAGGAACTAATGGTTTCAAGCCAAACTTCAATCAATTCTCAAAATTAAGTTCCATTGTTGGGTACAATAGCACTATTTAAAGACAAAGCATAAACCTACTTTCCTATACGGAAATTGAATAAACTTGTACCTAAATCTAAAGATAGaaacaaaatctcactcaaataaaATCAACTCTAATTCAACTCCTATTGTTTCTAATtctaaaaaggaaataaaaaaagaaatcaaactcAATATCTAGCCCTAAATCCAATGTCTAACTGCAGTACAACGTGAAAGAAGCAGCAGAGAAGCTGACCTGTGAAGAATCCCACATGATTGCTAAGAGGAATCAGGTACGCAATGGTTCACAACCAATGGAGGCCGTAGAGCTCGGTGTGCTGCTTCTTTTTGCTTGCGAGCCTTAAACATCTCTTCTGTCTCTATCGCGACCAATCTCTTAACCTGTGAAAGTAAAAATAGAACAGATGCGATGGCAAAATTAGGATGAGAACATCTCAGACAGAGAGAAAGAGTATCACTCATCACAGCTAGCTTTAAAACCTGTTGAAGCATTCCCCTAAGAGAAGGTGTATTCGATTGCATAACAGTTCTGTTGGATTTGCGGAGCCGCATTGCCGCCAGGGTGCGCCTATGAAGCCTCCTAGTGCCTGGCAGGCCCCTCACCAAGGTAATATATAGATTAGGGCTCCATGCAACTGGAACACAGGCTTTGAAAGCCTTGAAAGCATCCATGTCCACTCTCTTTCACCTAAAGTATCCAAGAACACTGCTTATTAATGACCTTTCTCTaatggggtgggggtggggatttttttttttt is a genomic window of Macadamia integrifolia cultivar HAES 741 chromosome 13, SCU_Mint_v3, whole genome shotgun sequence containing:
- the LOC122059736 gene encoding 50S ribosomal protein L30, with the protein product MDAFKAFKACVPVAWSPNLYITLVRGLPGTRRLHRRTLAAMRLRKSNRTVMQSNTPSLRGMLQQVKRLVAIETEEMFKARKQKEAAHRALRPPLVVNHCVPDSS